A window of Solidesulfovibrio fructosivorans JJ] genomic DNA:
CCGGTCATGGTCTACATGCTGCGCATGCCCATGCACGTGGTCGTGGGCACGAGCCTGTTCCAGGTGCTTTTCACCTGCTTAAACGTCACCATCATGCAGGCCTGGACCAACCACACCGTGGACTTCGTCCTGGCGCTGATTCTTCTGATCGGCTCGGCGCTCGGCGCCCAGATCGGCGCCCGCATCGGCCGCAAGCTCAAGGGCGACCAGCTCAAGGTCTACCTGGCCGGCATCGTGCTGCTGGTGATGTTCAAGATGCTCTACGAACTGCTGGCCCGCCCCGATGTGCTGCTGGCGGCCATTGGAGGACACTAGCATGCGCCGCGTACTTCTCGTCCTTACCCTGTGCGCTCTTCTGGTCCCGGCCACGGCCTTCGCCGTCGAGCCCCCGGCGGTTACGGTCACGCCCGCGGCCATCCGCATCGGCGCGCTCTATGACGGCATCGCCCTGACGGTCACGGGCAAGGCCCCGGCGGGCGCGCAAGTGGCCGTGCGCCTGTCCGGCGAACCCGACACCTTCCACATGAAGCAGAAGGGCAAGGCGCTTGGCGTGCTGTGGATGAACCTCGCCAAGGTGACCTTCACCGGCGCGCCCAAGGTGTTTCTCATCGCCGCCTCGGCCGGCCTGCCGGAAGCAAGCCTGGACCATCTGGGCATCCCCGGGCTGGCCGAGCGCATCACCGTGGACGCCACCTCCCCGGACAAGGCCGGCCTCATCAAGGAATTCCTGCATTACCAGCGCAGCGAAAAACTGTATAAGGACCATGCCGGCACGGTCACCTTCGGCCCGGAAGCCGACGGCATGCGGCCCTTTACCGCCGTGCTCCACGTGCCCTCGCGCCTGTCCCCCGGCACCTACTCCGTGGAGGCCTTCGCCGTGAAGGACAAAGCCGAGACGGCGCTCGGCGAGACGGACGTGACCGCCTCCTTCGTGGGCGTTCCGGCATTCATGGCCAACATGGCCTTCAACCACGGGCTGCTCTTCGGCATCATGGCCTCGATCATCGCCATCATCGGCGGGTTCGTCATCGGCCAGCTGTGCAGCGGCTCCAAGAGCGGGGCGCACTAAAAAGGCCCCGCGAAAAAAGGCGAAACGGCCATGGGCGTGTTAAGCGGTATCCGCGACGCGGTATGCTTCTGGCGGCGGGGCAAGGCCCCGGTTCCCTTCGTGGTGCTCTTCAAGAAATTCAAGAGCATCCTCGAGCGCAACAACCGCATCCTCACGCTCATGGCCGACATGGCCGACAAACTGGGCGGCGAATACGTCTTCGACCGCCGCTACATCGAATCCGCCTGCGAGGAACTCTCCGACCAGGTCTTCAAGCTCGTCTCCGACCTGTCCATCCTCGACCAGGGCAAAAACTTCGAACTTTTCGCCGCCTTCGAGCGCATCCGCCAGGAAATCCAGGACGAGCTCGCCGGCCGGCACCGCTTCCCGGACACGCCCCCCACCCTGCCCCTGTCCGACCTTCGCGCGGACATGGCCGAGGCCGTGGGCGGCAAGTTCGCCATGCTCGGGGAGCTCAAAAACAAGCTTTCCCTGCCCGTGCCCGACGGCTTCGTCGTCACCACCGGCGCGTTCGCCGATTTCATGGCCAAAAACAAGCTGCCGGAATTCATCCGGGAGCAGGCCAAGCTCCTTGACCTTGACGAGGAAAAAAACATCCGGGGCGTGTCCTGGGCCGTCACCGCCCATATCCTTTCGGCCAGCATTCCCCGCGGCTTGGCCCGCAGCCTGGCCGCATCCCTGGATGCCCTGGCCGAACGCCTGGGCCGCGCGCCAGAGGCCCTGGCCCTGCGCAGCAGCGCCTGGGACGAGGACGGCGAGACCACTTTCGCCGGCCAGTACGAGAGCGTCATCGGCGTGGCTCCCACGGAAATCCACACCGCCTTCAAGAAGGTCGTGGCCAGCCTCTATTCCCCGGAAGCCTGGCTGTACCGCCGCCGCCGGGGATTCAAGGAGCACGAGGCGGTCATGGCCGTGGGCTGCCAGGTCATGATCGACTCCCGTGTCAGCGGCGCGCTCTATACCTACGCGCCCATGACCGAAAAGGACGAAGGCGTCTTCGTCAGCGCCGCCTGGGGCCAGTGCGCGCCCGTGGTCGGCGGCGAGATCGAGACCGACACCTTCCTGCTGCAACGCCATTCCCCCTTTGCCGCCGAGTCCAAGGACATCGCGCAAAAGACTCGGCGGATGGTGCTGACCCCGGGCGGCGGCGCGGATTTCGAGTCCGTGCCCGAGGACATGGCCGGGGTTTCGTGCCTGAGCGAAGCGGAACTGAGCCTTCTCGGCGAGGCGGCGCTCACCCTGGAGAAATATTTCAAGCGGCCCCAGGACGTGGAATGGACCTTCGACGCCGACGGCCGGCTCTACCTCCTGCAAAGCCGGGCCCTGGTCTTTTCCGGCCGGCCGGAAAAACGCACCGGGGCCATCGACGCGGCCACCAGCCAGGCCGAGGCCGTCTTTTCCGGGCGCGGCGACGTGGTCCAGCGCGGCGTGGCCATGGGCAAGGTGCAGGTGGTCCAAAACGAGGAGGACCTCGACGACTTCCCCTTCGGGGCCATCCTCGTCTCGCGCCACACCTCGCCGCGCTATTCGCGCATCATGTCCCGGGCCCAGGGGATCCTGACCGACATCGGCTCCCCGGCCGGGCACATGGCCACCGTGGCCCGGGAATTCCGCGTGCCCACCATCGTCGGCTGCGGCGTGGCCACGGAGCTGCTCAAAACCGGCGACGAGATCACCGTGGACGCCACGCAAAACGTGGTCTACCGGGGACTCATCAAGGAACTGCGCTATTTCGAGCTGACCGAGGAGGACGTCTACGAGGACTCCTACGAATACCGGCTGCTGCGCCGGCTGCTCAAAAAGATCACGCCCCTGGCCCTGGTCGATCCCCACTCCCGGGACTTCGCCCCGGCCTCCTGCCGCACGTTCCACGACATCACGCGGTTTATTCACGAAAAATCCGTGGCCGAACTGATCGAACTGAGCGAATCCGGCCAGGGCCTGCTCGACGCCGCCGCCGCCCGGCTCAAGACCGCCCTGCCCTTAAACCTTTTCATCATCGACCTCGACGGCGAGGCGCGCGGCGGCATGGGCGAGATCGAGCCCGCCGCCCTGCGCTCCCTGCCGCTTTCGTCCTTGCTCCAGGGACTCGACGATTCCGGCATGTG
This region includes:
- a CDS encoding TIGR02186 family protein translates to MRRVLLVLTLCALLVPATAFAVEPPAVTVTPAAIRIGALYDGIALTVTGKAPAGAQVAVRLSGEPDTFHMKQKGKALGVLWMNLAKVTFTGAPKVFLIAASAGLPEASLDHLGIPGLAERITVDATSPDKAGLIKEFLHYQRSEKLYKDHAGTVTFGPEADGMRPFTAVLHVPSRLSPGTYSVEAFAVKDKAETALGETDVTASFVGVPAFMANMAFNHGLLFGIMASIIAIIGGFVIGQLCSGSKSGAH
- a CDS encoding PEP/pyruvate-binding domain-containing protein; the encoded protein is MGVLSGIRDAVCFWRRGKAPVPFVVLFKKFKSILERNNRILTLMADMADKLGGEYVFDRRYIESACEELSDQVFKLVSDLSILDQGKNFELFAAFERIRQEIQDELAGRHRFPDTPPTLPLSDLRADMAEAVGGKFAMLGELKNKLSLPVPDGFVVTTGAFADFMAKNKLPEFIREQAKLLDLDEEKNIRGVSWAVTAHILSASIPRGLARSLAASLDALAERLGRAPEALALRSSAWDEDGETTFAGQYESVIGVAPTEIHTAFKKVVASLYSPEAWLYRRRRGFKEHEAVMAVGCQVMIDSRVSGALYTYAPMTEKDEGVFVSAAWGQCAPVVGGEIETDTFLLQRHSPFAAESKDIAQKTRRMVLTPGGGADFESVPEDMAGVSCLSEAELSLLGEAALTLEKYFKRPQDVEWTFDADGRLYLLQSRALVFSGRPEKRTGAIDAATSQAEAVFSGRGDVVQRGVAMGKVQVVQNEEDLDDFPFGAILVSRHTSPRYSRIMSRAQGILTDIGSPAGHMATVAREFRVPTIVGCGVATELLKTGDEITVDATQNVVYRGLIKELRYFELTEEDVYEDSYEYRLLRRLLKKITPLALVDPHSRDFAPASCRTFHDITRFIHEKSVAELIELSESGQGLLDAAAARLKTALPLNLFIIDLDGEARGGMGEIEPAALRSLPLSSLLQGLDDSGMWSTDPVPVDMGSFMASLTRTYGPRDGATAKLGRNLAVVSEEYMNLNLHLGYHFVLVDAYVGDVPADNSLYFRFLGGVTDFRRRARRAGCIGKILERSDFRVELHGDLVVGRIKSLDKEAMRAKLRLLGGLVGFTRQLDVRMSREGDAHCFAEEFLAAIKPVMEDTK